A single region of the Pseudomonas granadensis genome encodes:
- the dnaG gene encoding DNA primase has translation MAGLIPQSFIDDLLNRTDIVDVVSSRVQLKKAGKNYTACCPFHKEKTPSFSVSPDKQFYYCFGCGAGGNALGFLMDHDNLDFPQAVEDLAKAAGMEIPREESGRERKPRQPTDSPLYPLLTAAADFYRQALKSHPARKAAVDYLKGRGLTGEIARDFGLGFAPPGWDNLFKHLSSDTLQQKAMIDAGLLIENAETGKRYDRFRDRVMFPIRDTRGRIIAFGGRVLGDDKPKYLNSPETPVFHKGQELYGLYEARKNNRNLDEIIVVEGYMDVIALAQQGLRNAVATLGTATSEEHLKRLFRVVPNVLFCFDGDQAGRNAAWRALEATLPCLQDGRRARFLFLPEGEDPDTLVRAEGTDAFKARINQHAQPLADYFFQQLTEEADPRSLEGKAHMATLAAPLIDKVPGANLRILMRQRLSEITGLSSETVSQLAQSAPQEAPPAYDPGIDYDAMPDYGDYHQPQAQDMYVPQQEWTPKKPGAGGKKWDKKPWDKNGKRGGDRDQQRPRTPIGVESPTLTALRTLLHHPQLAKRVEDAGHIADENQTNAQLLVALLEAVQKNPQLNSFQLIARWHGTEQGRLLKALAEKEWLIDGENLEQQFFDTITSLSARQRERNLEQLLRKARQSELSVEEKNQLRDLLSRNVSASNPTSTGA, from the coding sequence ATGGCCGGGCTGATACCCCAGAGCTTCATTGACGACCTGCTGAACCGCACCGACATCGTCGACGTGGTCAGCTCGCGCGTGCAATTGAAGAAGGCCGGCAAGAACTACACCGCCTGTTGCCCATTCCACAAAGAGAAAACCCCGTCATTCAGCGTCAGCCCCGACAAGCAGTTCTATTACTGCTTCGGCTGCGGCGCCGGTGGCAACGCCCTCGGCTTTCTGATGGATCACGACAACCTGGATTTCCCCCAGGCCGTCGAAGATCTGGCCAAAGCCGCCGGCATGGAAATCCCTCGCGAAGAAAGTGGCCGCGAGCGCAAGCCCCGGCAACCGACCGATTCGCCGCTGTATCCACTGCTGACCGCTGCCGCCGATTTTTATCGGCAGGCGCTCAAGAGCCATCCCGCGCGCAAAGCCGCGGTTGATTACCTCAAGGGACGCGGACTGACCGGCGAGATCGCCCGGGATTTCGGCCTCGGCTTTGCACCGCCAGGCTGGGACAACCTGTTCAAGCATTTGAGCAGCGATACCCTGCAACAAAAGGCCATGATCGACGCTGGCCTGCTGATCGAGAATGCCGAAACCGGCAAACGCTATGACCGCTTCCGCGATCGCGTGATGTTCCCGATCCGCGACACCCGCGGCCGGATCATTGCATTCGGCGGCCGCGTACTGGGTGACGACAAACCCAAGTACCTGAACTCCCCGGAAACCCCGGTATTCCATAAAGGCCAGGAACTCTATGGCCTGTATGAAGCGCGCAAGAACAATCGCAACCTTGACGAAATTATCGTCGTCGAAGGTTACATGGACGTCATCGCCCTGGCCCAGCAAGGCTTGCGCAATGCCGTCGCCACGCTGGGCACCGCCACCAGCGAAGAACATTTGAAGCGGCTTTTTCGCGTCGTGCCGAACGTGCTGTTCTGCTTCGACGGCGATCAGGCTGGCCGCAACGCCGCATGGCGTGCACTGGAAGCCACCCTGCCCTGCCTGCAGGACGGGCGGCGTGCGCGGTTCCTGTTTCTGCCCGAAGGCGAAGACCCGGACACCCTGGTCCGCGCCGAGGGCACCGACGCCTTCAAGGCGCGGATCAATCAGCATGCGCAGCCATTGGCCGATTACTTCTTCCAGCAACTCACCGAAGAAGCCGACCCGCGCTCGCTCGAAGGCAAGGCGCATATGGCTACCCTTGCCGCGCCGCTGATCGATAAAGTACCGGGCGCCAATCTGCGCATTTTGATGCGTCAGCGCCTGAGCGAAATCACCGGCCTGAGCAGCGAAACCGTCAGCCAGCTCGCGCAGAGCGCGCCGCAGGAAGCGCCACCGGCGTACGACCCCGGTATCGATTACGACGCCATGCCAGACTACGGCGACTACCATCAGCCGCAGGCGCAGGACATGTATGTGCCGCAGCAGGAGTGGACGCCAAAGAAACCCGGCGCCGGCGGCAAGAAATGGGACAAGAAACCCTGGGACAAGAACGGCAAGCGTGGCGGCGATCGCGATCAGCAGCGTCCGCGCACCCCGATCGGCGTCGAGTCGCCGACCCTGACCGCCCTGCGCACGCTGCTTCATCACCCGCAATTGGCCAAGCGCGTCGAAGACGCCGGGCACATTGCCGACGAAAATCAGACCAATGCCCAGTTACTTGTGGCACTGCTCGAAGCCGTACAGAAGAATCCCCAGCTAAACTCATTTCAGTTGATCGCGCGATGGCACGGCACTGAACAGGGACGCTTGCTCAAGGCACTGGCAGAAAAGGAATGGCTGATTGACGGAGAAAACCTTGAACAACAGTTTTTCGACACCATTACTAGCTTGTCAGCCCGCCAACGCGAGCGAAATCTCGAACAGTTACTCAGGAAAGCGCGGCAAAGCGAACTGAGCGTCGAAGAGAAAAATCAACTGCGCGACCTTTTAAGTCGCAATGTTTCCGCATCAAACCCGACCTCAACTGGCGCGTGA
- the rpoD gene encoding RNA polymerase sigma factor RpoD, which translates to MSGKAQQQSRIIELIKLGREQKYLTYAEVNDHLPEDISDPEQVEDIIRMINDMGIPVHESAPDADALMLADADTDEAAAEEAAAALAAVETDIGRTTDPVRMYMREMGTVELLTREGEIEIAKRIEEGIREVMSAIAHFPGTVDHILSEYTRVTTEGGRLSDVLSGYIDPDDGIAPPAAEVPPPVDPKAVKADDDTDDDDAEASDDEEEAESGPDPVIAAQRFGAVADQMEVTRKALKKHGRNNKAAIAELLALAELFMPIKLVPKQFEGLVERVRSALDRLRQQERAIMQLCVRDARMPRADFLRQFPGNEVDESWSDALAKGKSKYAEAIGRVQPDIIRCQQKLIALETETGLTIAEIKDINRRMSIGEAKARRAKKEMVEANLRLVISIAKKYTNRGLQFLDLIQEGNIGLMKAVDKFEYRRGYKFSTYATWWIRQAITRSIADQARTIRIPVHMIETINKLNRISRQMLQEMGREPTPEELGERMEMPEDKIRKVLKIAKEPISMETPIGDDEDSHLGDFIEDSTMQSPIDVATVESLKEATREVLSGLTAREAKVLRMRFGIDMNTDHTLEEVGKQFDVTRERIRQIEAKALRKLRHPTRSEHLRSFLDE; encoded by the coding sequence ATGTCCGGAAAAGCGCAACAGCAGTCTCGTATTATTGAGTTGATCAAACTGGGTCGTGAGCAGAAGTATCTGACTTACGCCGAGGTCAACGACCACCTGCCCGAGGATATTTCAGATCCGGAGCAGGTGGAAGACATCATCCGCATGATCAACGACATGGGGATCCCCGTACACGAGAGTGCTCCGGATGCGGACGCCCTTATGTTGGCCGACGCCGATACCGACGAGGCCGCTGCGGAAGAAGCAGCCGCTGCGTTGGCAGCGGTGGAGACCGATATCGGTCGCACCACTGACCCAGTGCGCATGTATATGCGTGAAATGGGTACGGTAGAGCTTCTGACTCGTGAAGGCGAAATCGAAATCGCCAAGCGGATCGAAGAAGGCATTCGTGAAGTGATGAGCGCCATCGCGCACTTCCCTGGCACGGTTGACCACATTCTCTCCGAGTACACGCGGGTCACCACCGAAGGTGGTCGCCTGTCCGACGTCCTGAGCGGTTACATCGACCCGGACGACGGCATTGCGCCGCCAGCGGCGGAAGTGCCGCCGCCGGTTGACCCGAAAGCCGTCAAGGCCGACGACGATACCGACGACGATGATGCCGAAGCTTCCGATGATGAAGAAGAAGCCGAAAGCGGTCCGGATCCGGTCATCGCTGCGCAGCGCTTCGGCGCCGTCGCCGACCAGATGGAAGTCACCCGCAAGGCCCTGAAAAAGCACGGTCGCAACAACAAGGCAGCGATTGCCGAGTTGCTCGCACTGGCCGAGCTGTTCATGCCGATCAAACTGGTGCCGAAGCAATTCGAAGGCCTGGTCGAGCGTGTTCGCAGCGCCCTGGATCGTCTGCGTCAGCAAGAGCGCGCGATCATGCAACTGTGCGTACGTGATGCACGTATGCCGCGCGCCGATTTCCTGCGTCAGTTCCCGGGCAACGAAGTCGACGAAAGCTGGTCCGACGCTCTGGCCAAAGGCAAGAGCAAGTACGCCGAAGCCATCGGTCGCGTACAGCCGGACATCATTCGTTGCCAGCAGAAGCTGATCGCGCTGGAAACCGAAACCGGTCTGACCATCGCAGAAATCAAGGACATCAACCGTCGCATGTCGATCGGTGAGGCCAAGGCCCGCCGCGCGAAGAAAGAGATGGTTGAAGCCAACCTGCGTCTGGTGATCTCGATCGCCAAGAAGTACACCAACCGCGGCCTGCAATTCCTCGATCTGATCCAGGAAGGCAACATCGGTCTGATGAAAGCGGTGGACAAGTTCGAATACCGTCGTGGTTACAAGTTCTCGACTTATGCCACCTGGTGGATCCGTCAGGCGATCACTCGCTCGATCGCCGACCAGGCCCGCACCATCCGTATTCCGGTGCACATGATCGAGACGATCAACAAGCTCAACCGCATTTCCCGGCAGATGTTGCAGGAAATGGGTCGCGAACCGACCCCGGAAGAGCTGGGCGAACGCATGGAAATGCCTGAGGACAAGATCCGCAAGGTATTGAAGATCGCCAAAGAGCCGATCTCCATGGAAACCCCGATCGGTGACGACGAAGACTCCCATCTGGGCGACTTCATCGAAGACTCGACCATGCAGTCGCCAATCGATGTCGCCACCGTTGAGAGCCTCAAAGAAGCGACTCGCGAAGTGCTGTCGGGCCTTACCGCTCGTGAAGCCAAGGTACTGCGCATGCGTTTCGGTATCGACATGAACACCGACCACACGCTCGAAGAGGTGGGCAAACAATTTGACGTAACGCGTGAGCGGATCCGTCAGATCGAAGCCAAGGCGCTGCGCAAGCTGCGCCACCCGACGCGAAGCGAGCATCTGCGCTCCTTCCTCGACGAGTGA
- a CDS encoding bifunctional diguanylate cyclase/phosphodiesterase, whose protein sequence is MHRLAPVLFLLSLMIWTATADALTLTDEERSWLAAHPDLRLGVDASWPPFEFRDDQNRYQGLAADYIEVIRQRLAIKLTPIEPVSWTVVLEQVKSGKIDLLPGIMSTPERQTYLSFTRPYLDFPIVILAHIGGAQPRKIGDLYGLKIAVVENYAPHELLRTHHPDLNLVAMPNVSSALQALATDEVDAVVGDLASSVWSLRQLKLDGLYVSGETPYRYQLAMAVPRDNKVLVGILDKVLADMSPDEISSIQEQWVGNVLDHRTFWSDLLIYGLPGLLLLMTILAVVIRINRRLSSEIARRIDLEQELRSSEYHYRGLVESLSAIAWEARMSDFTYSYVSPHAEDLLGYPQSHWLIPGFWHNIIHPADLTRTQNYCKEALREGRDHIVDYRVITADGRCLWVRDIVSLIEHGHEPVMRGLMIDISEIKRTEEALRLSEQKFASVFQQCPDILVIARLSDGCLLEVNEAFEEQIGLKARDVLGQTATDLNIWGIPGVGPGLLQRLQAGSIRNLEMPFRRNNGQVFTGLISAEPFDLDATAALVVVVRDITQLKETQQQLQTSEEKFAKAFHASPDGLLLSRQSDGLLLEVNEGFSRITGFNSAMSVDRSTLDLGIWVNLNERKQMLDLLQRDGFVRDFTCHIRRSDGQIRLCEVSSRPLPIGEEDCMLTIARDITERHLMQEKLQQAATVFESTAEGVLITDTQQHISAVNRAFTEITGYSESEALGHTPRLLASGLHDSAFYAAMWHQLTAEGHWQGEISNRRKNGELYPSWLTISAVRNRDKFITHFVAVFADISSLKHAQAKLDYQAHHDPLTGLPNRTLFESRLQMALNGQQENGGQGAVLFLDLDRFKHINDSLGHPVGDLLLKGIAIRLKEQLRDIDTVARLGGDEFIILLPGLQQASDADNIASKLLNCFGAPFQAGEHEFFISASIGTSLYPRDGSDVATLVKNADAAMYRSKAKGRNRVESYTRDLTAQASERIALEHELRRAIERDELFLYYQPKISLDDHRLVGAEALIRWRHPTFGDVPPEHFIPLAEENGMILQIGDWVLETACRQMFEWNQVYDSLGPLSVNLAGAQLRQPNLLGRIEQLLKDNRLQPDLLQLEITENFIMSQAEEALAVLHQLKHLGVQLAIDDFGTGYSSLSYLKRLPLDILKIDQSFVRGLPDDPHDAAIVRAIIALGRSMQFTVIAEGVETQAQQQFLTAEGCEQIQGYIVSLPLPPEEFAATFLRVTVSDFSDSTAEKPSL, encoded by the coding sequence ATGCACAGATTGGCGCCCGTGCTTTTTTTGCTGTCACTGATGATCTGGACCGCAACGGCTGACGCGCTGACTCTGACCGATGAAGAACGCAGCTGGCTGGCGGCTCACCCGGATTTGCGCCTGGGCGTCGATGCGTCGTGGCCACCTTTCGAGTTTCGTGACGATCAGAACCGTTATCAGGGCCTGGCGGCCGACTATATCGAAGTGATTCGCCAACGTCTGGCGATCAAATTGACGCCGATCGAACCGGTCAGCTGGACGGTGGTGCTGGAACAGGTCAAAAGCGGCAAGATCGATCTGCTGCCAGGCATCATGTCGACCCCTGAGCGCCAGACCTATCTGTCGTTCACCCGTCCCTATCTGGACTTCCCAATCGTCATCCTCGCCCACATCGGGGGTGCACAGCCGCGCAAGATTGGCGATCTGTATGGTTTGAAAATCGCTGTGGTGGAAAATTACGCTCCACACGAATTGCTGCGTACCCACCATCCGGATTTGAACCTGGTGGCCATGCCCAACGTCAGCTCGGCGTTGCAGGCACTCGCCACCGATGAAGTCGACGCGGTCGTTGGCGATCTCGCGTCCAGTGTCTGGAGCCTGCGCCAGCTCAAGCTTGACGGCCTGTACGTCAGTGGCGAAACCCCTTATCGCTACCAATTGGCGATGGCCGTGCCGCGCGACAACAAAGTACTGGTAGGGATTCTCGACAAAGTGCTGGCCGACATGAGCCCGGATGAAATCAGCAGCATTCAGGAACAGTGGGTCGGCAATGTCCTCGATCACCGGACATTCTGGTCGGATCTGTTGATCTATGGTTTACCGGGACTGCTGCTGTTGATGACGATCCTTGCCGTGGTAATCCGCATCAATCGCCGTTTGAGCTCGGAGATTGCCCGGCGCATCGACCTCGAACAGGAATTGCGCAGCAGTGAGTATCACTATCGCGGCCTGGTGGAGAGCCTGTCGGCCATCGCCTGGGAAGCGCGAATGAGCGACTTCACCTATAGCTATGTCTCGCCCCACGCCGAGGACTTGCTCGGCTATCCGCAATCCCATTGGTTGATACCCGGTTTCTGGCACAACATCATTCACCCGGCGGATCTGACCCGTACGCAGAACTACTGTAAAGAGGCCCTGCGTGAAGGTCGCGACCACATCGTCGATTACCGCGTGATCACCGCCGATGGCCGCTGCCTCTGGGTGCGCGACATTGTCAGTCTGATTGAACATGGTCACGAACCGGTGATGCGCGGTTTGATGATCGACATCAGCGAGATCAAGCGCACTGAAGAAGCGCTGCGGCTCTCGGAGCAGAAGTTCGCCTCGGTCTTTCAACAGTGCCCGGACATTCTGGTGATTGCGCGGCTGTCCGACGGCTGCCTGCTGGAAGTCAACGAAGCGTTTGAAGAACAGATCGGGCTGAAAGCCAGGGACGTCCTCGGGCAAACCGCGACCGATCTGAATATCTGGGGTATTCCCGGCGTCGGGCCGGGACTGCTCCAGCGGTTGCAGGCGGGCAGCATCCGCAACCTGGAGATGCCTTTTCGTCGCAACAACGGCCAAGTGTTCACCGGTCTGATTTCCGCCGAGCCATTCGATCTGGACGCCACTGCGGCGCTTGTGGTGGTCGTCCGCGACATCACCCAGCTCAAGGAAACCCAGCAGCAGCTGCAAACCTCTGAAGAAAAATTCGCCAAGGCTTTCCACGCTTCACCGGATGGCTTGCTGCTGTCGCGCCAAAGCGATGGTCTGCTGCTGGAAGTCAACGAGGGCTTCAGCCGCATTACCGGCTTCAACAGCGCCATGTCGGTAGACCGCTCGACACTTGATCTGGGCATCTGGGTCAATCTCAATGAGCGCAAACAGATGCTCGACCTGCTGCAGCGCGACGGCTTCGTACGCGACTTCACCTGCCATATCCGCCGCAGTGACGGGCAGATTCGGCTCTGCGAAGTGTCCAGTCGGCCGTTGCCGATCGGCGAAGAAGACTGCATGTTGACCATCGCCCGCGACATCACCGAACGCCATCTGATGCAGGAAAAACTGCAACAGGCCGCCACTGTGTTCGAAAGCACCGCCGAGGGCGTGCTGATCACCGATACCCAACAGCACATCAGCGCGGTCAACCGCGCCTTCACCGAGATCACCGGTTACAGCGAAAGCGAAGCTCTCGGCCATACCCCACGCCTGCTCGCTTCCGGCCTGCATGACAGCGCCTTTTACGCGGCGATGTGGCACCAGTTGACCGCCGAAGGTCACTGGCAAGGCGAGATCTCCAACCGGCGCAAGAACGGCGAGCTGTACCCAAGCTGGCTGACCATCAGTGCGGTGCGCAATCGCGACAAGTTCATCACTCACTTTGTCGCGGTTTTCGCCGATATTTCCAGCCTCAAGCATGCCCAGGCCAAGCTGGATTATCAGGCGCATCACGACCCCCTCACCGGTCTGCCGAACCGCACGCTGTTCGAAAGTCGTCTGCAAATGGCGCTGAACGGTCAGCAGGAAAACGGCGGTCAAGGCGCTGTGTTGTTTCTCGATCTCGACCGCTTCAAACACATCAATGACAGCCTCGGTCACCCGGTCGGCGACCTGCTGCTCAAGGGCATCGCCATTCGCTTGAAAGAGCAATTGCGCGATATCGATACCGTTGCGCGTCTGGGTGGCGATGAATTCATCATCCTGCTGCCCGGCCTGCAGCAAGCCAGTGATGCCGACAATATCGCCAGCAAGCTGCTCAACTGCTTTGGCGCACCGTTCCAGGCGGGTGAACACGAGTTCTTTATCAGCGCCAGCATCGGCACCAGCCTGTATCCGCGCGACGGCAGCGACGTCGCCACCTTGGTGAAAAACGCCGATGCGGCGATGTATCGCTCCAAAGCCAAGGGCCGCAACCGCGTCGAAAGCTACACCCGCGACCTCACCGCCCAGGCCAGCGAACGCATTGCGCTTGAACACGAACTGCGCCGCGCCATCGAGCGCGACGAACTGTTCCTCTATTACCAACCAAAAATCAGCCTCGACGACCATCGCCTGGTCGGCGCCGAAGCGCTGATCCGCTGGCGTCACCCGACGTTCGGCGACGTACCGCCCGAACATTTCATTCCACTGGCCGAAGAAAACGGCATGATCCTGCAGATCGGTGACTGGGTGCTCGAAACCGCGTGCCGACAGATGTTCGAGTGGAACCAGGTCTACGACAGCCTCGGCCCGCTGTCGGTCAACCTCGCCGGCGCGCAACTGCGCCAGCCAAATCTGCTCGGACGCATCGAGCAACTGCTCAAGGACAACCGCCTCCAGCCGGATTTACTGCAACTTGAAATTACCGAGAATTTCATCATGAGTCAGGCCGAAGAGGCGCTGGCCGTGCTGCACCAGCTCAAACACCTCGGCGTGCAACTGGCGATCGACGACTTCGGCACGGGTTATTCTTCGCTCAGCTATCTCAAACGCCTGCCGCTGGACATCCTCAAGATCGACCAGTCATTCGTCCGCGGCCTGCCTGACGATCCCCACGACGCGGCGATTGTCCGGGCCATCATCGCACTGGGCCGAAGCATGCAATTCACCGTCATCGCCGAAGGTGTCGAAACCCAGGCACAACAGCAATTTCTCACCGCCGAAGGCTGCGAACAGATCCAGGGCTACATCGTCAGCCTGCCGCTGCCACCGGAAGAATTCGCGGCAACGTTTCTGCGTGTAACCGTATCGGATTTTTCGGATAGCACAGCCGAGAAACCGTCGCTATAA